The Sphaeramia orbicularis unplaced genomic scaffold, fSphaOr1.1, whole genome shotgun sequence genome includes a window with the following:
- the LOC115415854 gene encoding LOW QUALITY PROTEIN: vacuolar protein sorting-associated protein VTA1 homolog (The sequence of the model RefSeq protein was modified relative to this genomic sequence to represent the inferred CDS: inserted 2 bases in 2 codons; deleted 2 bases in 2 codons), with protein SVNHHGSTAQFKAIQHHLRTAQEHEKRDPVVAYYCRLYAMQTGMRXDSKSPECRKFLVKLMDQLETMKKELSDNDSINQEVVGNAHIENYALKMFLYADNEDRAQRFHKNMIKSFYTSSLLFDVLSVXGELSEENIQHRKYARWKATYIHTCLKNGDTPQPGPMGLDEDQDQDGDEFGAEGFSAPGPSPHGGSFRADPPSQDFQNQDRSLGPGPSPGIGFTPGPSGPPSANYNNIQIPPGAHAPANTPAELPPPTEVVKPVPTPRTGAAVDPPSLSNSQPQSAVQLSPEDFTKAQKYCKYAGSALQYEDVSTAVQNLQKALKLLTTGKE; from the exons GTTCTGTAAACCACCATGGCAGTACCGCCCAGTTCAAGGCCATCCAGCACCACCTGCGGACCGCACAGGAACACGAGAAACGGGACCCGGTGGTGGCGTATTACT GTCGTCTCTATGCCATGCAGACCGGTATGA TGGACAGTAAAAGTCCAGAGTGCAGGAAGTTCCTGGTGAAACTCATGGACCAGCTGGAGACg ATGAAGAAGGAACTG AGTGACAACGACTCCATCAACCAGGAGGTGGTGGGAAACGCCCACATCGAGAACTACGCCTTGAAGATGTTCCTGTACGCCGACAACGAGGACCGAGCACAACGCTTCCACAA gaaCATGATT AAGTCCTTCTATACGTCCAGTCTTCTGTTTGACGTCCTATCTG TTGGAGAATTGTCTGAGGAG AACATCCAGCACAGGAAGTATGCCCGCTGGAAGGCCACCTACATCCACACCTGCCTGAAGAACGGGGACACGCCTCAGCCAGGACCCATGGGTCTAgatgaggaccaggaccaggacggaG ATGAGTTTGGAGCTGAAGGGTTCTCAGCCCCTGGTCCGTCCCCCCATGGCGGGTCCTTCAGAGCCGATCCTCCATCCCAGGACTTTCAGAATCAGGACCGGAGTCTGGGTCCGGGTCCGTCTCCGGGGATTGGCTTCACTCCAGGGCCGTCCGGTCCGCCTTCCGCCAACTACAACAACATCCAGATCCCCCCGGGGGCCCACGCACCAGCCAACACCCCCGCAGAGCTGCCCCCGCCCACAG AGGTGGTGAAACCAGTGCCTACACCACGAACAGGGGCAGCAGTCGACCCCCCCAGTCTGAGCAACAGCCAACCGCAGA GTGCTGTCCAGTTGTCTCCAGAGGACTTCACTAAGGCTCAGAAATACTGTAAATACGccggcagcgctcttcagtacGAGGACGTGTCCACGGCCGTCCAGAACCTGCAGAAGGCCCTGAAGCTGCTGACCACCGGCAAAGAATGA